One Ricinus communis isolate WT05 ecotype wild-type chromosome 7, ASM1957865v1, whole genome shotgun sequence genomic region harbors:
- the LOC8264189 gene encoding homeobox-leucine zipper protein ATHB-40, which translates to MMTATSNQKVEDHTVLLSQLYPGVYTQMVPQQGEAKPRRRRKRNKGGETGVTGVKKRKLSQEQVNLLEMNFSNERKLACERKDKLASELGLDPRQVAVWFQNRTARWKHKKLEEEYTKLKTAHETIVLEKCRLESEVLKLNEQLCEANKEIQRLADRVDGVSSNNSSSMSMEALDPPFLGEFGMEGYGDIFHIPENNYIHGMEWMNLFM; encoded by the exons ATGATGACAGCCACCTCGAATCAAAAGGTTGAAGATCACACGGTACTCCTTTCTCAATTGTACCCTGGAGTATACACGCAAATGGTTCCACAACAAG GTGAGGCTAAACCGCGAAGAAGGCGAAAGAGGAACAAAGGAGGAGAAACAGGAGTGACTGGagtaaagaaaaggaaactcAGTCAGGAGCAAGTTAATCTTCTTGAAATGAATTTTAGTAACGAACGTAAGTTGGCATGTGAAAGGAAAGATAAGCTTGCTTCAGAACTAGGACTTGACCCTCGTCAAGTTGCTGTTTGGTTTCAGAATCGAACTGCTCGTTGGAAGCACAAGAAGCTAGAGGAAGAATACACTAAGCTCAAAACAGCCCATGAAACTATTGTTCTTGAGAAATGTCGCCTTGAATCTGAG GTCTTGAAGCTCAATGAGCAACTGTGTGAAGCAAATAAAGAGATTCAACGATTAGCAGATCGCGTCGATGGAGTTTCGAGTAATAATTCCAGTTCAATGTCAATGGAAGCCCTCGACCCGCCATTTCTTGGAGAATTTGGGATGGAAGGATATGGGGATATTTTTCACATACCAGAAAACAATTACATTCATGGAATGGAATGGATGAAtctttttatgtaa